From the Misgurnus anguillicaudatus chromosome 17, ASM2758022v2, whole genome shotgun sequence genome, one window contains:
- the lrrc3 gene encoding leucine-rich repeat-containing protein 3 gives MTFPLGAHVSRNVFIYHGFFLTVLSVVTFLSVMASACPKICHCSERNGLTVVQCSSRNLEEIPPDLPQDTVSLLLSSNHITKIPNQAFKYLPWLQELDLSRNAIETVDAGAFHGVAESLQALDLSHNHMRSVPKEAFARLHAKISLSNNPWHCECQLQEVLRELKLDPETVNEVSCHTSVQEEYAGKPVIQVLDSGINFCNFHHKTTDIAMFVTMFGWFTMVIAYVIYYVRHNQEDARRHLEYLKSLPSSSQISKDFDTISTVL, from the coding sequence ATGACTTTCCCTTTAGGGGCTCATGTGTCAAGGAACGTCTTCATCTATCACGGCTTTTTCTTGACAGTACTTTCAGTCGTTACTTTTTTAAGCGTGATGGCTTCTGCGTGTCCCAAAATCTGCCACTGTTCTGAGAGGAACGGCTTGACTGTAGTGCAGTGCTCCTCTCGAAACCTGGAGGAGATACCTCCTGACCTTCCCCAAGATACCGTGTCCCTTCTTCTCTCCTCGAATCACATCACCAAAATCCCAAACCAGGCTTTCAAATACCTTCCCTGGCTCCAAGAGCTGGACTTGTCACGGAACGCCATCGAAACCGTGGACGCTGGGGCTTTTCACGGTGTCGCCGAGAGCTTGCAAGCCCTCGACCTGTCCCATAACCATATGCGAAGCGTACCCAAGGAGGCCTTCGCTCGGCTTCATGCCAAGATCAGCTTGTCCAACAACCCGTGGCACTGCGAGTGTCAGCTGCAGGAGGTGTTGCGTGAACTCAAGCTGGATCCGGAGACGGTAAACGAGGTGAGCTGCCACACGTCCGTTCAGGAGGAGTATGCGGGAAAGCCGGTCATCCAAGTTTTGGATTCTGGGATTAACTTTTGTAACTTCCACCATAAGACTACAGATATTGCTATGTTTGTTACCATGTTCGGTTGGTTTACGATGGTCATCGCTTATGTCATCTATTACGTACGGCACAACCAGGAAGATGCCAGGAGACATCTGGAGTACCTTAAGTCTTTGCCAAGCAGCTCCCAAATTAGTAAGGACTTTGACACAATCAGCACTGTTCTCTAG